In the bacterium genome, CGGCCAGGCCCAGCGCCGTCCAGGACAGGAAGTACAGCACGTCGCGGGCGCCCACGGCGCCCCGCGCGAAGCGGGCGAAGTGCTCGGGCAGCGACAGGCCGCTGGCCAGCGGCGCCAGCGCGCGCGGCAGGTACGGCTCCAGGTTGCCGGCGGTGAACAGCAGCGTCAGGAAGGCGAACGACAGGATGTAGCTGACGATCTGGTACGGCTGCAGCGTCGAGAAGAACACGCCCCAGGACGCCATCAGGGCCGCGACCAGGGACAGCCCCAGCAGCGCCGCCGCCATGGCGCCGGCGTCGGGCGCCGCGAAGCTGGTGAGCACCAGCAGGTCGGCGCTGGCCGCGGCCAGCAGCAGCAGCCCCAGCAGCCAGGCCGCGGCGAACTTGCCCAGCACCCACGTCGGCTCGGCCACGGGGTACGTCATCACCAGACCGTAGCGCCCGGAGCGGTACTCCTCGGCGAAGAGGCGCATCGTGATCGCCGGCATGACGAACATCAGGAACAGGGTCATGCTCGTGACCAGCGGCTGCACGACGCCGGCCGCGAGGGTGAAGCCCTCGCGCACGCTCTGGCCGGAGGTCAGGGCCGAGCGCGACAGCGCGTCGTACTCCAGCAGGATGTTGACGAAGGAGATCCCCGACAGCAGCAGGAAGGCGATCGCCGCCGTCGGCGACATGGCGCTGCGCAGGAAGGAGCCGGACTCGCGGCGGGCGATGGCCCGCAGCGCCCGCTTCACGGTGTCTCCGCGGCGCGGCCGCGCGCGGCGCCGGTCAGCCGCAGGTACAGCGCCTCGAGGTCGCCGGCGGCGGCGAGGTCGTCCGGCCCCGCCTCGGCGACGAGCCGGCCGCGGTCGACGATCAGGACCCGGCTGCAGGTGCGCGCGATCTCGCCGAGGATGTGGCTGCTGACCAGCACGGTCCGCTCGCCCCGGAAACCCAGGATCAACTCGCGGATCTCGACGATCTGCGAGGGGTCCAGGCCGGAGGTGGGCTCGTCGAGGATCAGGATCTCGGGGTCCCCGACCAGGGCCTGGGCGAGACCCGCGCGCTGCCGGTAGCCCTTCGACAGGTTGCCGACCAGGCGGCTGCGCACCTCGCCGACGCCGGTGCGCTCGACGACCGCGTCGAGGTGCGCCGACAGGCCTGCCGTCGGCACGGCCTTCAGTTCGGCCGTGTAGCGCAGCAGCTCGTCCACCGTGGCGTCGGGATAGAGCGGGACGTTCTCGG is a window encoding:
- a CDS encoding ABC transporter ATP-binding protein, translated to MIEAAGLTRTFGSVQALAGLTFRVEKGEIVGFVGPNGAGKTTTMRILTCTLPPTGGSARVAGFDVTESPDEVRRRLGFMPENVPLYPDATVDELLRYTAELKAVPTAGLSAHLDAVVERTGVGEVRSRLVGNLSKGYRQRAGLAQALVGDPEILILDEPTSGLDPSQIVEIRELILGFRGERTVLVSSHILGEIARTCSRVLIVDRGRLVAEAGPDDLAAAGDLEALYLRLTGAARGRAAETP